Proteins encoded in a region of the Neoarius graeffei isolate fNeoGra1 chromosome 3, fNeoGra1.pri, whole genome shotgun sequence genome:
- the LOC132882527 gene encoding uncharacterized protein LOC132882527 — translation MSVEDFTYLLERVTPHIVKKDTHLRKAISPRERLSITLRFLATGETFNSLSFQYRIGSTTVSKIVMETCTAITSVLCEEYLKTPSTDAEWKAIASDFCSKWQFPHCLGAIDGKHIFIQPPAKSGSMFHNYKSRFSIILMAVVDASYRFVYACAGTQGRVSDAGVFAHLDLREAMDTGTLNFPPTDTLPGTDAVMPYVLVGDEAYPLRPDLIKPYPFWNLNTNQRIYNYRLSRARRVVENAFGILANRFRVFRTTICLEPDKVVKIVFACTISFGNAGQMPTYHLDT, via the exons ATGTCTGTAGAGGATTTCACTTATCTTCTGGAGAGGGTAACTCCTCATATTGTCAAGAAGGATACACACCTCAGGAAAGCCATCAGCCCTAGGGAGAGGCTTTCTATTACTCTGAGATTTTTGGCAACAG GAGAGACCTTCAACTCGTTGAGTTTCCAATATAGGATtggaagcaccactgtaagcaagATCGTGATGGAAACATGCACAGCCATTACCTCTGTGTTGTGTGAAGAGTACTTGAAG ACACCATCAACTGATGCTGAATGGAAGGCCATTGCCAGCGACTTTTGCAGCAAGTGGCAGTTTCCCCACTGCTTGGGGGCTATAGATGGCAAGCACATCTTCATTCAACCCCCTGCCAAGAGTGGAAGCATGTTCCACAACTATAAATCAAGATTTTCAATCATCCTTATGGCTGTAGTGGATGCAAGTTACAGGTTTGTCTATGCATGCGCAGGGACACAGGGAAGGGTGTCAGACGCAGGAGTGTTTGCCCATTTGGACTTGAGGGAAGCAATGGACACAGGCACCCTGAACTTCCCCCCCACAGATACCCTGCCAGGCACTGATGCTGTGATGCCATATGTGCTGGTTGGTGATGAGGCTTATCCTCTCCGCCCTGACCTCATTAAACCATATCCATTTTGGAACCTCAACACCAATCAACGAATATACAATTACCGCCTGTCCAGAGCTCGACGTGTGGTGGAAAATGCATTCGGAATTCTGGCAAACCGCTTCCGAGTGTTCAGAACAACTATCTGCCTGGAACCTGACAAGGTTGTGAAAATTGTCTTTGCCTGCACAATTTCCTTCGGCAACGCAGGCCAGATGCCTACGTACCACCTGGATACGTAG